Proteins encoded by one window of Amaranthus tricolor cultivar Red isolate AtriRed21 chromosome 4, ASM2621246v1, whole genome shotgun sequence:
- the LOC130810457 gene encoding catalase-like: MDPYKYRPSSAYNAPYLTTNNGTPVWNDTSALTVGPRGPILLEDYHLIEKIATWTHERIPERVVHARGASAKGFFEVTHDVSHLTCADFLRAPGVQTPVIVRFSTVIHERGSPETLRDPRGFAVKFYTREGNFDIVGNNFPVFFTRDAMQFFDLIRAFKPNPKSHIQESWRFMDFCSYLPESLNTFTFFFDDVGIPINYRHMNGSGVHTFTLLNKAGKVTYVKFHWRPKCGEKNLLEEEAIRIGGENHSHATQDLYESIAAGNFPEWTLYFQTMDPADEDKFDFDPLDTTKTWPENIFPLQPVGRLVLNRNVDNFFTENEQLAFDPAHIVPGIYFSNDKMLQARTFAYADTHRYRLGINYLQLPVNAPKCPHTNNHRDGAMTMIHRDEEIDYFPSRFDPVREAEKSPIPTVIVHGRREKQIIPKENNFKEPGERYRSWDPARQERFIGRFVKALSDPRLTYEIRNIWVSWLSQADKSLGMKVASRLNIRPTM, translated from the exons ATGGATCCTTACAAG TATCGGCCTTCAAGTGCGTACAATGCCCCATATTTAACCACAAATAATGGTACACCTGTTTGGAACGACACTTCAGCACTAACTGTTGGCCCCAGAG gTCCGATTCTGTTGGAAGATTATCATTTGATAGAAAAAATAGCAACATGGACACATGAGCGTATACCTGAACGTGTGGTACATGCTAGAGGTGCAAGTGCTAAAGGTTTCTTTGAAGTTACACATGACGTTTCTCATCTCACTTGCGCCGATTTTCTTCGTGCACCCGGTGTTCAAACTCCTGTTATTGTTCGATTTTCAACTGTTATTCATGAACGTGGTAGTCCCGAAACTCTTAGAGACCCTCGTGGTTTTGCCGTTAAGTTCTATACCAGAGAg GGAAATTTTGACATAGTAGGTAACAACTTCCCGGTGTTCTTCACGAGAGATGCAATGCAATTTTTTGATCTAATCCGAGCATTCAAGCCGAACCCAAAATCCCACATCCAAGAAAGTTGGAGGTTCATGGATTTCTGCTCCTACCTCCCAGAAAGTCTCAACACTTTCACTTTCTTCTTCGACGATGTGGGCATACCAATTAACTACAGGCACATGAATGGATCTGGAGTTCACACTTTTACACTTCTAAACAAAGCAGGAAAAGTCACCTATGTTAAGTTCCATTGGCGTCCCAAATGCGGCGAGAAAAACCTTCTAGAAGAAGAAGCTATCCGAATTGGTGGCGAAAACCATAGCCACGCAACACAG GATCTGTACGAATCGATCGCAGCTGGGAACTTCCCAGAATGGACCTTGTATTTCCAAACAATGGATCCAGCAGATGAGGATAAGTTCGATTTCGACCCGTTGGATACTACCAAAACATGGCCTGAAAACATTTTCCCATTACAGCCTGTTGGTAGACTTGTGTTGAACAGGAATGTTGATAACTTTTTTACAGAGAATGAGCAGTTAGCTTTCGATCCTGCACATATTGTTCCTGGGATTTATTTCTCAAATGATAAGATGTTACAAGCTCGTACTTTTGCGTATGCCGATACACATCGGTATCGGTTGGGAATTAATTATTTGCAGCTTCCTGTTAATGCTCCCAAGTGTCCTCACACCAATAATCATAGGGATGGtgctatgactatgattcatAGGGATGAAGAG ATTGATTACTTCCCATCAAGATTTGATCCAGTTCGTGAGGCAGAGAAGTCTCCAATTCCAACCGTCATAGTTCATGGAAGGCGTGAAAag CAAATTATACCAAAGGAGAATAACTTCAAGGAACCAGGGGAGAGATACAGATCATGGGACCCAGCCAG GCAAGAAAGATTCATTGGAAGATTTGTCAAAGCCTTATCTGATCCTCGCCTTACTTATGAAATCCG